A window from Micromonospora profundi encodes these proteins:
- a CDS encoding DUF5130 family protein, producing the protein MTVGEKQTGTENPPEVLDGPFSTRQLLRIDEALRLADQGTGLVFSIFVGGLDEPVREHAQRLHRQLADPDRSVLIAVSPNQRQLEIVTGRHARKRIPDTYAKLAALSMVGAFSGGDLAGGIINGLDQLASHAGKG; encoded by the coding sequence GTGACCGTTGGTGAGAAGCAGACCGGTACGGAAAACCCGCCGGAGGTGCTGGACGGGCCGTTCTCGACCCGCCAGCTGCTGCGCATCGACGAGGCCCTGCGCCTGGCCGACCAGGGCACCGGCCTGGTCTTCTCGATCTTCGTCGGCGGTCTCGACGAGCCGGTCCGTGAGCACGCCCAGCGGCTGCACCGCCAGCTCGCCGACCCCGACCGGTCCGTGCTGATCGCGGTGTCGCCCAACCAGCGCCAGTTGGAGATCGTCACAGGGCGGCACGCCCGTAAGCGCATCCCCGACACGTACGCCAAGCTGGCCGCGCTCTCCATGGTCGGCGCGTTCAGCGGCGGTGACCTGGCCGGCGGCATCATCAACGGCCTCGACCAGCTGGCCAGCCACGCCGGCAAGGGCTGA
- the ctaJ gene encoding aa3-type cytochrome oxidase subunit CtaJ, which produces MGLSVTETLLVFVGIPVAAVLVIAGLAYAGSRGGGTGGGGGGAKRYRPGRPFDFTPVWFLGRPGQLADSAGTALAAGAQAPALTSHKLEQASVEAPAGGTGGASDRW; this is translated from the coding sequence TTGGGATTGTCTGTTACCGAGACGTTGCTGGTCTTCGTCGGCATCCCCGTGGCTGCGGTGTTGGTGATCGCCGGCCTGGCGTACGCCGGAAGCCGCGGTGGTGGCACCGGCGGCGGCGGCGGTGGCGCCAAGCGCTACCGGCCCGGCCGGCCCTTCGACTTCACCCCGGTCTGGTTCCTGGGCCGCCCGGGGCAGCTGGCCGACTCGGCCGGCACCGCGCTGGCGGCGGGCGCGCAGGCACCCGCCCTGACCAGCCACAAGCTTGAGCAGGCCAGCGTCGAGGCGCCGGCCGGTGGAACCGGAGGCGCAAGTGACCGTTGGTGA
- a CDS encoding amidase yields MVEPHDLTALEQAAAMARGELSSVDLVEHYLHRVAALGDTVGAFVTVTPELAREAARAADAVPAEARGPLHGVPTAIKDLTLTAGVRTTFGSAAFADYVPPVDADVVRFIKAAGLVSLGKTTTSELGCSLYSEGRVAPPARNPWQLAYTAGGSSGGAAAAVAAGLVPVAQGSDGGGSLRIPASLCGLVGYKPSRGVVSGGPLGSGAFGLPTSGPLGRTVADVAALLDVMAVPVPGEPYLAPPAPPGGYLAAARRADPGRLRIGRFTTPMLADEPVHPDCVAAVDRAAALLTAAGHEVVEVPPPLGPEAWPLFETIWYVLALSPVDPQREAELLPLTRLLRARGAEISAGTLAATLGELQAQVRLGARRTAGCDMLLCPTLAAPQAPIGWFTADGDPAADFDRQRRFSPYCAIFNVTGDPSVSLPVGTTAADGLPVGVLLTGRYGDDARLLETAAQLEYSSDWWDRHPAIWRAVDSANVNSDGIGRPPL; encoded by the coding sequence ATGGTTGAGCCGCACGACCTGACCGCGTTGGAGCAGGCAGCCGCCATGGCCCGAGGTGAGTTGTCAAGCGTCGACCTCGTCGAGCACTACCTGCACCGGGTGGCAGCCCTCGGCGACACCGTTGGCGCGTTCGTCACCGTCACCCCGGAACTCGCCCGGGAGGCCGCCAGGGCCGCCGACGCCGTGCCGGCCGAGGCGCGCGGGCCACTGCACGGCGTACCCACAGCGATCAAGGACCTCACCCTCACCGCCGGGGTCCGCACCACCTTCGGCTCGGCTGCCTTCGCCGACTACGTCCCGCCCGTCGACGCCGACGTGGTCCGGTTCATCAAGGCCGCCGGCCTGGTCAGCCTCGGCAAGACGACCACGTCCGAGCTGGGCTGCTCGCTCTACTCCGAGGGCCGCGTCGCGCCGCCGGCCCGCAACCCGTGGCAGTTGGCGTACACCGCAGGGGGTTCCAGTGGTGGCGCGGCGGCGGCCGTGGCGGCCGGGCTGGTCCCGGTCGCCCAGGGCTCCGACGGTGGCGGCTCGCTGCGCATCCCGGCGTCGCTCTGCGGCCTGGTCGGCTACAAGCCCAGTCGCGGCGTGGTGTCCGGCGGGCCGCTCGGCTCCGGCGCGTTCGGCCTGCCCACAAGCGGCCCGCTCGGACGGACCGTCGCCGACGTCGCCGCGCTGCTCGACGTAATGGCAGTGCCGGTGCCCGGTGAGCCCTACCTGGCGCCGCCGGCCCCGCCCGGGGGATACCTGGCCGCGGCCCGCCGGGCCGACCCCGGCCGGCTGCGGATCGGCCGTTTCACCACGCCGATGCTCGCCGACGAGCCGGTGCACCCCGACTGCGTGGCCGCCGTCGACCGGGCCGCCGCGCTGCTCACCGCCGCAGGCCACGAAGTGGTCGAGGTGCCACCGCCGCTCGGCCCCGAGGCGTGGCCGCTGTTCGAGACCATCTGGTACGTGCTGGCGCTCTCCCCGGTGGACCCGCAGCGGGAGGCGGAGCTGCTGCCCCTGACCCGGCTGCTACGTGCCCGGGGCGCCGAGATCTCCGCCGGCACGTTGGCAGCCACCCTCGGCGAGTTGCAGGCCCAGGTCCGCCTCGGCGCCCGCCGTACCGCCGGATGCGACATGCTGCTCTGCCCCACGCTCGCCGCGCCGCAGGCGCCCATCGGATGGTTCACTGCCGACGGTGACCCGGCAGCCGACTTCGACAGGCAACGCCGATTCTCGCCCTACTGTGCCATTTTCAACGTCACCGGCGACCCCTCGGTGTCCCTGCCGGTCGGCACCACAGCCGCCGACGGGCTGCCCGTCGGTGTGCTGCTCACCGGCCGGTACGGCGACGACGCGCGGCTTCTCGAGACGGCTGCGCAACTGGAATACTCCAGTGACTGGTGGGATCGCCACCCCGCAATCTGGCGGGCTGTCGACTCCGCTAACGTGAATAGCGACGGAATCGGCCGGCCACCATTGTGA
- a CDS encoding amidohydrolase family protein, producing MTTGVVDVHTHVVPKGWPDLGAACGGSGWPWLRVDSERAAMIMVGETEFRPIGAECWDASRRLADMDADGVDVQVVSPTPVFFSYDRPADQAVKVARIFNDLTLELTAAGGDRLVPFCQVPLQDPDAACAELDRCLAAGHVGVEIGNHVGDRDLDDAGVVTFLQHCAEVGAPVFVHPWDMPNSPRLDRWMARWLTGMPAETHLSVLAMILGGVFDKVPETLRICFAHGGGSFPFWLGRADNAWHRRGDLVRGASAGPPSSYLDRFHVDSVVFAAPALRLLVDTMGSDRVLVGSDYPYPLGERPAGAVVRAADFLTDDERHKLLSANALRFLHG from the coding sequence ATGACGACAGGTGTCGTCGACGTGCACACGCACGTCGTACCGAAGGGTTGGCCGGATCTCGGCGCGGCGTGCGGCGGGTCCGGCTGGCCGTGGCTGCGTGTGGACTCCGAACGCGCTGCGATGATCATGGTGGGGGAGACGGAGTTCCGCCCGATCGGCGCCGAGTGCTGGGACGCGTCAAGGCGGCTTGCCGACATGGACGCCGACGGCGTGGACGTGCAGGTGGTCTCGCCGACCCCGGTGTTCTTCAGCTACGACCGCCCCGCCGACCAGGCGGTGAAGGTGGCTCGGATCTTCAACGACCTGACACTGGAGCTCACCGCTGCCGGCGGCGACCGGCTGGTGCCGTTCTGCCAGGTGCCGTTGCAGGACCCGGACGCCGCCTGCGCCGAACTGGACCGCTGCCTGGCAGCCGGGCACGTCGGCGTGGAGATCGGCAACCACGTCGGTGACCGCGACCTGGACGACGCCGGTGTGGTCACCTTCCTGCAGCACTGCGCCGAGGTGGGCGCTCCGGTCTTCGTCCACCCGTGGGACATGCCGAACAGCCCTCGGCTGGACAGGTGGATGGCCCGCTGGCTCACCGGAATGCCCGCCGAGACGCACCTGTCGGTGCTGGCGATGATCCTGGGTGGCGTCTTCGACAAGGTGCCGGAGACGCTGCGGATCTGCTTCGCGCACGGCGGCGGCAGCTTCCCGTTCTGGCTCGGTCGCGCCGACAACGCCTGGCACCGGCGGGGTGACCTGGTCCGTGGCGCGTCCGCCGGCCCGCCCAGCAGCTACCTCGACCGCTTCCACGTCGACTCGGTGGTCTTCGCGGCTCCGGCGCTGCGGCTGCTCGTCGACACGATGGGGTCCGACCGGGTGCTCGTGGGCAGCGACTACCCGTACCCGTTGGGCGAGCGGCCGGCCGGTGCGGTGGTCCGGGCCGCCGACTTCCTGACCGACGACGAGCGCCACAAGCTGCTGTCCGCGAACGCCCTGCGCTTCCTGCACGGCTGA